A stretch of Alkalicella caledoniensis DNA encodes these proteins:
- a CDS encoding cold-shock protein, producing the protein MNGTVKWFNADKGFGFITGEDGTDVFAHFSQINTDGFKTLEEGQKVTFKLAQGPKGPQAENITVV; encoded by the coding sequence ATGAATGGTACAGTAAAATGGTTTAACGCAGACAAAGGTTTTGGTTTTATTACAGGGGAAGACGGTACAGATGTATTTGCTCACTTCTCTCAAATCAACACTGATGGTTTCAAAACTTTAGAAGAAGGTCAAAAAGTTACTTTTAAGCTTGCGCAAGGCCCTAAAGGCCCTCAAGCAGAAAATATTACAGTAGTTTAA
- a CDS encoding cold-shock protein gives MNGTVKWFNADKGFGFITGEDGTDVFAHFSQINSDGFKTLEEGQSVSFKVAQGPKGPQAENITVIK, from the coding sequence ATGAATGGTACAGTAAAATGGTTTAACGCAGACAAAGGTTTTGGTTTTATTACAGGAGAAGACGGTACAGATGTATTCGCTCATTTCTCACAAATTAACTCTGATGGTTTCAAAACTTTAGAAGAAGGCCAAAGCGTTTCTTTCAAAGTTGCTCAAGGTCCTAAAGGTCCTCAAGCAGAAAACATTACAGTAATTAAATAG
- a CDS encoding maltose acetyltransferase domain-containing protein codes for MLAGELYNPGDKELSSDRQIARGKVRLFNQSLESEVDKRTEMLKNLFGSTKENIFIEPNFRCDYGYNIHVGENFYANFDCVILDVCEVRIGDNCMLAPGVHIYTAAHPLDPHQRNSGVEFGKPVNIGDNVWIGGRAVINPGVTIGNNVVIASGAVVVKDTPDNVVVGGNPARVIKEIKS; via the coding sequence ATGTTAGCAGGTGAGCTGTACAACCCTGGGGATAAAGAATTGTCTTCGGATAGGCAAATAGCCCGTGGTAAGGTTAGATTATTTAATCAATCATTGGAATCAGAGGTTGATAAGCGTACAGAAATGTTAAAAAATCTTTTTGGTTCTACAAAAGAGAATATTTTTATTGAACCAAACTTCCGTTGTGATTATGGATATAATATCCATGTGGGAGAGAACTTTTATGCAAATTTTGATTGTGTTATTTTAGATGTTTGTGAAGTTAGAATAGGAGATAATTGTATGTTAGCACCTGGGGTACATATATACACTGCTGCTCATCCACTAGACCCACATCAAAGGAATTCTGGGGTTGAATTTGGGAAGCCAGTTAATATTGGTGACAATGTTTGGATTGGGGGTAGGGCGGTAATTAATCCAGGGGTTACAATAGGTAACAATGTAGTAATTGCTTCAGGGGCTGTGGTTGTTAAGGACACGCCTGACAATGTAGTTGTAGGGGGTAATCCAGCACGGGTGATTAAGGAAATTAAGTCCTAA
- a CDS encoding PRD domain-containing protein, which yields MLDKEYLIIKILNNNVVLALDKETNKEMILLGKGIGFAKKEQKLARIPSSKLEKSYVAYNKETKSDYLQMIDKIDPRVIGVSEELISKAEERIGHLAPHVHILLTDHIGFAIERIKMGLEIHNPFLYEIKALYDEEFSIGLMAVDLIKKAIGITICESEVGFIALHLQSARQNKKVKETLKSTRLIKELTDIIQDKLAITLSNNDFTYIRLINHLKAVLNRLEENKYIENLLLDDIKLKFQQSFLIAKLLASHIEESINVQVPENELGYITIHIERLKK from the coding sequence ATGTTGGATAAAGAGTATCTAATTATTAAAATACTGAATAATAATGTAGTTCTAGCCTTGGACAAGGAAACTAATAAAGAAATGATTTTATTAGGTAAAGGTATTGGTTTTGCGAAAAAAGAGCAAAAACTCGCTAGAATCCCTAGTTCCAAACTTGAAAAGTCCTATGTGGCATACAATAAAGAAACTAAAAGTGACTATCTTCAAATGATAGACAAAATTGATCCACGAGTTATAGGTGTTAGTGAAGAACTAATTTCTAAAGCAGAAGAAAGAATCGGCCACCTAGCTCCCCATGTTCATATATTACTAACAGATCATATTGGCTTTGCCATAGAAAGAATTAAGATGGGACTTGAAATTCATAATCCATTTCTATATGAGATTAAAGCCTTATATGATGAAGAGTTCTCCATAGGTCTAATGGCAGTGGACTTAATCAAAAAAGCCATAGGTATAACCATATGTGAATCAGAGGTTGGTTTCATAGCCCTTCACCTACAATCTGCCAGGCAAAACAAAAAAGTAAAAGAGACCCTTAAGTCCACAAGACTCATAAAAGAACTTACAGATATAATTCAAGACAAGCTAGCTATCACTTTAAGTAATAATGACTTTACATATATTCGGCTAATAAACCACCTCAAAGCTGTTCTAAACAGACTAGAAGAGAATAAATATATAGAGAACCTACTGCTAGATGATATCAAACTTAAGTTTCAGCAATCATTTTTAATTGCAAAATTACTAGCAAGTCACATAGAGGAAAGCATAAATGTACAGGTTCCCGAAAATGAGTTAGGATATATAACCATACACATAGAAAGGCTTAAAAAGTAA
- the nagE gene encoding N-acetylglucosamine-specific PTS transporter subunit IIBC: MNKLFGKLQKIGRALMTPIAVLPVAALLLRLGAEVPGIEGKFAEIILAAGDAVFGNMALIFAIGIAFGLAKNNDGAAALAGAIGYFVCVNVYTVIDPDIQTGVFAGIIMGIVAGALYNKYHNIQLPDFLGFFGGKRFVPIVTSIVSIFIGLGFGLFWPYVQQALDSFGNAVVASGAFGQFSYGFLNRLLIPTGLHHVLNSIFWFTHGSFTNTAGEVINGDLFRFLAEDSTAGVFMAGFFPIMMFGLPAAALAMYQTAHKQQKAIVGGMLFSVAFTSFLTGITEPIEFAFVFLAPSLYAIHAVLTGVALVVSNALGILHGFGFSAGLIDYLINYNLATKPILLIPVGLGFGAVYYFIFLFAIKKFNLSTPGRVLDENVEGDEKIESMGIDAAATAYIKALGGKENLQDIDSCITRLRLVIKDISLVKDPELKKIGAAGVMRVSKNNIQVIVGTKAEILAEAIKRQV; encoded by the coding sequence ATGAACAAACTGTTTGGTAAGCTTCAAAAGATTGGTAGAGCACTAATGACACCAATCGCAGTACTTCCAGTTGCAGCTTTACTCCTAAGACTCGGTGCAGAGGTACCTGGTATTGAGGGTAAATTTGCAGAGATTATCTTAGCTGCTGGTGATGCAGTATTCGGTAACATGGCACTTATATTTGCTATTGGTATTGCCTTTGGATTGGCAAAAAACAACGACGGCGCAGCAGCACTGGCCGGCGCCATAGGTTACTTTGTTTGCGTAAACGTCTATACTGTAATTGACCCAGATATTCAAACAGGTGTATTTGCAGGTATTATTATGGGTATCGTTGCTGGAGCTTTGTATAACAAGTATCACAATATCCAGCTACCTGATTTCCTAGGTTTCTTCGGTGGAAAGAGATTTGTTCCTATAGTAACAAGTATAGTTTCCATCTTTATAGGTTTAGGCTTTGGTTTATTTTGGCCATATGTACAACAAGCACTAGATAGCTTTGGTAACGCCGTTGTAGCATCTGGAGCTTTTGGCCAATTCTCTTACGGGTTCTTAAATAGGCTACTTATCCCTACAGGTTTACACCATGTACTAAACTCCATCTTCTGGTTTACCCATGGCAGCTTTACAAACACAGCTGGGGAAGTTATAAATGGAGATTTGTTTAGATTCCTTGCAGAGGATAGCACTGCAGGTGTATTCATGGCTGGTTTCTTCCCCATTATGATGTTTGGGTTACCTGCAGCTGCTTTGGCCATGTATCAAACAGCACATAAGCAACAAAAAGCAATTGTTGGTGGAATGCTTTTCTCTGTAGCTTTCACATCCTTTTTAACAGGAATCACAGAGCCCATAGAGTTTGCCTTTGTGTTTTTAGCACCATCTCTTTACGCAATCCATGCTGTATTGACAGGTGTGGCTTTGGTTGTAAGTAATGCCTTAGGCATCTTACATGGTTTTGGTTTTTCAGCAGGACTTATCGACTACCTAATAAACTATAACCTAGCCACTAAACCCATACTTCTAATTCCAGTGGGTTTAGGCTTTGGAGCTGTTTACTACTTCATCTTCCTTTTCGCCATCAAGAAATTCAACCTTTCAACACCAGGTCGCGTACTAGATGAAAATGTCGAAGGTGATGAAAAAATAGAAAGTATGGGTATAGATGCAGCAGCAACTGCTTATATCAAAGCCCTTGGTGGAAAAGAAAATCTACAAGATATAGATTCTTGCATAACCAGGCTTCGTCTAGTTATAAAAGACATCTCTTTAGTAAAAGATCCAGAGCTCAAGAAGATAGGAGCTGCAGGAGTAATGAGAGTTTCCAAAAATAACATACAAGTTATCGTTGGAACAAAAGCTGAAATTCTTGCAGAAGCCATCAAAAGACAAGTTTAA
- a CDS encoding PTS sugar transporter subunit IIA codes for MFKNLLAKKIEIKAPFSGTILEISEVSDPVFSGKVVGDGCAIIPTSNKLVAPADGKIIQISSSKHAIGMELEHGIELLMHVGIDTVELQGKGFTSFVKVGDHVKKGQELLEVDLEYLKSKGKILETPIIVTNMDKIKKIVSYTGEVKAGKTTIMKITLL; via the coding sequence ATGTTCAAAAATCTACTGGCAAAAAAAATAGAAATTAAAGCTCCTTTTTCAGGAACTATATTAGAGATATCTGAAGTATCGGATCCAGTTTTTTCCGGTAAGGTAGTGGGAGATGGTTGTGCCATAATACCAACTTCAAATAAGTTAGTGGCACCTGCAGATGGAAAGATTATTCAAATCTCCTCAAGTAAACATGCCATAGGCATGGAGCTTGAACATGGCATTGAACTCCTGATGCATGTAGGCATTGATACAGTGGAGTTACAAGGTAAAGGGTTTACATCATTTGTAAAAGTAGGAGACCATGTAAAAAAAGGACAAGAGTTACTAGAGGTAGACTTAGAGTATTTGAAAAGTAAAGGTAAGATTTTAGAAACACCTATAATAGTAACTAACATGGACAAGATCAAAAAAATAGTTAGCTATACCGGCGAAGTAAAGGCAGGAAAAACAACTATCATGAAAATAACACTGCTCTAA
- a CDS encoding cyclic-di-AMP receptor: MKLIIAILQSRDFANLRNDLMEKGYPVTLLSSSGGFLKGGNSTVLIGIEEKEVPSVLEIIETNCQRRAKVNTPPTMGNLKSGSEIPVEVAVGGATVFVIDVDQFIKM; the protein is encoded by the coding sequence GTGAAACTTATAATTGCAATACTACAAAGTAGAGACTTCGCAAATTTACGTAACGACCTTATGGAGAAGGGGTATCCAGTAACCTTATTATCTAGTAGTGGTGGATTCCTTAAAGGGGGTAACTCCACGGTGCTCATAGGAATAGAGGAAAAAGAAGTCCCCTCGGTGTTAGAGATTATCGAAACCAATTGCCAACGTAGAGCAAAAGTAAACACTCCACCGACCATGGGAAATTTGAAGTCAGGTTCGGAAATACCTGTGGAAGTAGCTGTTGGAGGAGCAACTGTTTTTGTAATAGATGTAGACCAGTTTATAAAAATGTAA
- a CDS encoding glutathionylspermidine synthase family protein, with the protein MQIEKKMTEAILNNPERYQEDFKNINEAVAKSKAIYKGEPVPHLYVPKIYTHSDVVTFEKALEGMMDVVNRTIELYLAEESVRELFGFDPKLDALIRLPHFYDAKVPMGRFDIFYYGNGEYKFCELNTDGSSAMNEQKELAQVLKQSQIMKDFDSSYSFETHELFHSWVHAVEDIYAQDQKNRGLKLKDKADTSIAIVDFIDKGSSIEFDVFAEAFKSEGYHCIIVDPRDIKVSDGQMYANGKVIDVVYRRLVTKDLMDRYDEIPEFIEGLFAGKTCVIGSIKTQVVHTKRFFEVLYHPTFRKYLSQDQIDFIESHVPYTKALMANDIQQYIDQKDNYIIKPVDYYASKGVCAGSDYTEASWKTLLEEKSQEDFIVQRYAPLSLVDNVLYDQGEGFLKHSFRTITGLFVYNEKFAGLYVRGGLNAIISGLHSGYTFATFVAKEK; encoded by the coding sequence ATGCAGATAGAAAAAAAGATGACAGAAGCAATATTAAACAATCCTGAAAGATATCAGGAGGATTTTAAAAATATTAACGAGGCTGTAGCTAAATCTAAGGCTATTTACAAGGGGGAGCCTGTTCCCCATCTGTATGTCCCCAAAATTTATACACACTCAGATGTTGTAACCTTTGAAAAAGCTCTAGAAGGTATGATGGATGTGGTTAATAGAACCATAGAATTATACTTAGCTGAAGAATCAGTTAGGGAGTTATTTGGATTTGATCCCAAACTAGATGCCCTAATAAGATTACCGCACTTTTATGATGCAAAAGTGCCCATGGGAAGATTTGATATCTTCTACTATGGTAATGGAGAGTATAAGTTCTGTGAATTAAATACCGATGGTTCTTCTGCCATGAATGAGCAAAAGGAGCTAGCCCAGGTTTTGAAGCAATCGCAGATAATGAAAGACTTTGATAGTAGTTATTCCTTCGAGACCCACGAGCTTTTTCACTCATGGGTTCATGCTGTTGAAGATATATATGCCCAAGATCAAAAAAACAGAGGACTTAAACTAAAAGATAAGGCAGACACTTCCATTGCAATTGTTGATTTTATTGATAAAGGCAGCTCCATAGAATTTGATGTATTCGCAGAGGCTTTCAAGTCAGAGGGATACCATTGTATTATTGTTGATCCCAGGGACATAAAAGTTTCAGATGGGCAAATGTATGCAAATGGCAAGGTAATTGACGTGGTTTATAGAAGGCTGGTAACCAAAGATTTGATGGATCGCTATGATGAGATCCCAGAATTTATAGAAGGCCTTTTCGCTGGGAAAACATGTGTTATAGGTAGTATAAAAACCCAGGTTGTTCATACAAAACGTTTCTTTGAAGTTCTTTATCACCCCACATTTAGAAAATATCTAAGTCAGGATCAAATTGACTTTATAGAATCCCATGTGCCATATACTAAAGCACTTATGGCAAATGATATACAGCAATACATAGATCAAAAGGATAACTATATTATAAAGCCTGTTGATTACTATGCATCTAAAGGAGTTTGTGCTGGCTCAGACTATACTGAAGCATCATGGAAAACACTTCTTGAAGAAAAGAGTCAGGAAGATTTTATAGTTCAGCGCTATGCTCCTCTTTCATTAGTTGATAACGTGCTTTATGATCAAGGGGAAGGCTTCTTAAAGCACTCCTTCAGAACCATAACTGGTTTGTTTGTTTACAATGAGAAATTTGCAGGCTTGTATGTTCGTGGAGGACTTAATGCAATTATTTCTGGTTTACACAGTGGTTATACTTTTGCAACTTTTGTGGCTAAAGAGAAATAA
- a CDS encoding glutamate-cysteine ligase family protein encodes MDVKTYIEHQVEYFKKHARTTDKLLGVEFEHFLVDRETLRSYSYFEPGGQKDIVQGLLKNNSNWRLISQQDGYPLGLEKDGSTITFEPGGQVEISIKPFEKIAEVDAAYRRIIDDIYSQMLPNQILVSVGYHPKTEIATLPILPKKRYEMMFEYFKNHGAKSHNMMKGTAATQVSIDYCDEADFVKKYKVAHFLAPVLASLFDSTPIFEGKIYDKENPRVAIWEETDPVRSKLVPGAISKTFDFRSYAEYLLDVPPILVNKDGVDIYTGEATLRELLHRYDFSEKELEHIQSMVFPDVRLKKFIEIRMADALPYPYGLAVVAMIKGIFYTPSLLDKLYEKAKGFDDQWVLEQNKGLIEMPVKVDETFIALKKNLMEETLKVVTNEERYYLDDFYKLVNEYGSVANWLKELYRNDRDLFIKTIEVPSSKR; translated from the coding sequence ATGGATGTTAAAACATATATAGAGCATCAAGTGGAGTATTTTAAAAAACATGCTCGAACAACTGACAAATTACTTGGTGTTGAATTTGAGCATTTCTTAGTAGACAGGGAGACGTTGAGGAGTTACTCATATTTTGAACCAGGTGGGCAAAAAGATATTGTTCAGGGGTTGTTAAAAAACAATAGTAATTGGCGCCTGATCTCACAGCAAGATGGCTATCCCTTAGGTCTTGAAAAAGATGGCAGCACTATAACCTTTGAACCCGGTGGTCAAGTGGAAATTAGTATAAAACCCTTCGAAAAGATAGCAGAGGTAGATGCAGCATATAGAAGGATTATTGATGATATTTATTCACAGATGTTACCTAATCAAATTTTAGTATCTGTGGGCTACCACCCTAAAACTGAGATTGCAACACTACCGATTTTACCTAAAAAACGTTATGAGATGATGTTTGAGTATTTTAAAAACCATGGTGCTAAATCTCATAATATGATGAAGGGAACTGCAGCCACACAGGTTTCTATAGATTATTGTGATGAGGCAGACTTTGTTAAAAAGTACAAAGTTGCTCATTTTCTTGCACCTGTACTGGCAAGCCTTTTTGATTCCACTCCTATTTTTGAAGGAAAGATATATGATAAAGAAAACCCGAGGGTGGCTATTTGGGAAGAGACAGATCCAGTACGTTCTAAGCTAGTTCCCGGTGCAATAAGCAAAACATTTGACTTTAGATCCTATGCAGAATATCTTTTGGATGTTCCTCCAATTCTCGTTAACAAAGACGGGGTAGATATATACACTGGAGAAGCTACCCTAAGGGAATTGTTGCACCGCTATGATTTTAGTGAAAAGGAACTTGAACACATTCAGAGTATGGTTTTTCCTGATGTACGACTAAAAAAGTTCATTGAAATAAGAATGGCTGACGCTCTTCCCTATCCATATGGACTAGCTGTGGTTGCTATGATTAAAGGAATTTTTTACACTCCTTCGCTTTTAGACAAGCTTTATGAAAAGGCTAAAGGGTTTGATGATCAATGGGTTCTTGAACAAAATAAAGGGCTTATAGAAATGCCTGTTAAAGTAGATGAAACGTTTATTGCTCTAAAGAAAAACCTCATGGAAGAAACTCTTAAAGTTGTGACTAACGAAGAGAGATACTACTTGGATGATTTTTATAAGTTAGTAAATGAATACGGTAGTGTTGCCAATTGGTTAAAGGAACTTTATAGAAATGACAGAGATTTATTTATAAAAACAATTGAGGTACCAAGTTCTAAAAGATAG
- a CDS encoding MurR/RpiR family transcriptional regulator: protein MQRLNDLEFDVYSTILTLNENVIGMKIRRLAAEAHVSTTVVLNFCKKMDCNGWTAFKIKYGEYLRNNNKSITTTTEPILNYFEMYEQDEEKQKELDDIVRLICKSRKVIFIGAGPSGVLAKYGALYLSSMGKPTQYIDSPYYSIPEEDCKETIVIALSVSGETVSVINRLSRFKSLQATLISFTNSDNNTISKMVDIPVKYYVPQEEFNIVEKTEQIHVTMTTQIPVLHLIETISKKILWANKIDPQLDS, encoded by the coding sequence GTGCAGCGCTTAAATGATTTAGAATTTGATGTTTATAGTACTATACTAACCTTAAATGAGAATGTAATCGGTATGAAAATCCGAAGGCTTGCAGCAGAGGCACATGTTTCAACAACAGTAGTTCTTAATTTTTGTAAAAAGATGGATTGTAATGGATGGACAGCCTTCAAAATAAAATACGGAGAGTATTTACGAAATAATAATAAATCGATAACAACAACAACTGAGCCAATCTTAAATTATTTTGAGATGTATGAACAAGACGAAGAAAAACAAAAAGAGTTAGATGATATTGTACGTTTGATTTGTAAATCTCGTAAAGTGATATTTATCGGAGCAGGACCTTCAGGTGTATTAGCGAAATACGGGGCGTTATATTTATCTAGTATGGGAAAACCAACTCAATATATTGACTCACCATATTACTCTATTCCAGAAGAAGATTGTAAAGAAACAATAGTCATCGCTTTATCTGTTTCTGGGGAGACCGTAAGTGTAATCAATCGTCTGAGTCGCTTCAAATCATTACAGGCTACACTTATATCTTTTACAAACTCTGATAATAACACAATATCTAAAATGGTTGACATTCCAGTGAAATATTATGTGCCTCAAGAAGAATTTAATATAGTAGAAAAAACTGAACAGATTCATGTAACAATGACAACACAAATTCCAGTTCTTCATTTAATTGAAACTATTTCCAAAAAAATTCTATGGGCAAACAAAATTGACCCTCAGTTAGACAGCTAA
- a CDS encoding glycoside hydrolase family 1 protein has product MNILKKDFFWGNSVSSMQTEGAWDKGGKGLSVYDVKEASEFASDWKVATDSYYRYTEDFDFMKEMGMNCYRFQISWSRVNPLGNGEFNEEGIEFYDKFIDELIARGIEPKICLYHFDMPLHLAKTYNGFLSREVVDAFVRYGKEMLKRFSHKVKYWITLNEQNLYSTPKAFKYGGYLKGEETLEELYTISHHVMMAHTRFSNYLQENYPECKVGGMLTYMEFYPLTSRPKDVFVARQLDEFLNHNLLEAFTNGRYSREVLAFMRKNNLMNVIKEGDLEEIAKMRSDFLAFSYYASHAIDSTTIPEGTPVNYYWQEGYAKNPYVDATEGWGWQIDPLGLRNILTKMSNRYKIPLFINENGIGVQENWDGVNEIQDDYRIAYHRDHIQAMKDAIAFDGAEVIGYLGWGLIDILSSQGDMRKRYGMVYVNRDNHDLKDMKRIPKKSFYWMKNVTASNGENL; this is encoded by the coding sequence ATGAATATACTAAAAAAAGATTTTTTTTGGGGAAATTCAGTTTCAAGTATGCAAACAGAAGGTGCTTGGGACAAGGGTGGTAAGGGGCTATCTGTGTATGATGTAAAAGAAGCTTCAGAGTTTGCATCAGATTGGAAGGTTGCAACAGATAGCTATTACCGTTATACCGAAGATTTTGATTTTATGAAAGAAATGGGTATGAATTGCTATCGCTTTCAAATTTCATGGAGCCGTGTCAATCCTCTTGGAAATGGTGAATTTAACGAAGAAGGAATCGAATTTTATGACAAATTTATTGATGAACTAATAGCTCGAGGAATAGAACCTAAAATTTGTTTGTATCATTTTGATATGCCACTTCATCTAGCAAAAACATATAATGGTTTCTTGAGCCGGGAAGTAGTTGATGCTTTCGTTCGTTATGGTAAAGAGATGCTTAAAAGGTTTTCACATAAGGTGAAGTACTGGATTACATTAAATGAGCAAAATCTATACAGTACTCCAAAAGCTTTTAAGTATGGTGGTTATTTAAAGGGTGAGGAAACACTCGAAGAATTATATACAATTAGTCATCATGTAATGATGGCACATACACGTTTTTCAAATTATTTACAAGAAAATTATCCAGAATGCAAGGTTGGTGGAATGCTCACATATATGGAGTTTTATCCGCTCACATCACGCCCAAAAGATGTATTTGTTGCAAGACAACTAGATGAATTTTTGAATCATAATTTACTAGAAGCCTTTACAAATGGTCGATACTCTAGAGAAGTCTTAGCATTCATGAGAAAGAACAATCTCATGAATGTGATTAAGGAAGGTGATTTAGAAGAAATTGCGAAGATGAGAAGCGATTTCCTAGCTTTTAGTTACTATGCGTCACATGCAATTGATTCAACAACTATCCCAGAAGGAACGCCTGTCAACTACTATTGGCAAGAAGGATATGCGAAAAATCCATATGTGGACGCCACAGAAGGTTGGGGATGGCAAATTGACCCCCTTGGGCTTAGAAACATCTTAACAAAAATGAGCAACCGTTATAAGATACCATTGTTCATTAACGAGAACGGAATCGGTGTACAAGAAAACTGGGACGGTGTGAATGAAATTCAGGATGATTATCGTATTGCTTATCACAGAGACCATATTCAAGCTATGAAAGATGCCATAGCTTTTGATGGGGCTGAGGTAATAGGGTATCTTGGATGGGGATTGATCGATATTTTAAGTTCACAGGGTGACATGCGCAAACGTTATGGAATGGTATATGTGAACCGCGATAATCATGACTTAAAAGATATGAAACGCATTCCAAAGAAAAGCTTTTACTGGATGAAGAATGTAACAGCAAGTAACGGTGAAAATTTGTAA
- a CDS encoding PTS sugar transporter subunit IIC codes for MEENRFLDKFSMVAAKFGNQVHLRSLRDGFAILMPMFILAGIAVLINSVVFPWFWEGDTLWTAQYWGRMVTNGTLNISSILLAPMVAYFLSKNKGFKNPIASAALAISVLAVMMPFTTSLTPIGASDAVEVIGIMRFADLGTQGMFAGIIIGLLSTELFIKLSSFKKFEINLGDDVPPAVGQSFNVLIPVMLVVSIFAAFSLFLLVAFETNLLALVAKFVQEPLRAVNTSIWGAVLIYSVGNFLFTLGIHQTIINGVLLMPIALVNMNENMLAFQNGIEIPNIITSVFIPTFGMIGGTGSTISLIIATIIFSKQRSSKSVAKLGTAPGIFNINEPIIFGYPIVFNLPMMIPFVLLPSLGIIFAYFATALGFMNHTVVLIPWTTPPLLSGFLATGGDWRAVVVQLIIIVGGVFLYLPFMKISERTAQKMMTMDNGTNESMAVTQI; via the coding sequence ATGGAAGAAAATAGGTTTTTAGATAAATTTTCCATGGTTGCTGCAAAGTTTGGAAATCAAGTGCATTTACGTTCACTCAGGGATGGTTTTGCGATTTTAATGCCTATGTTTATCCTAGCAGGTATCGCAGTATTAATAAATAGTGTTGTATTCCCATGGTTCTGGGAGGGAGATACGTTATGGACAGCACAATATTGGGGACGAATGGTTACCAATGGCACATTGAATATTTCTAGTATTCTACTGGCACCAATGGTTGCGTATTTCCTATCAAAAAATAAAGGTTTCAAAAATCCAATTGCATCAGCAGCCCTTGCCATTTCTGTTCTTGCAGTTATGATGCCATTCACAACTTCACTCACTCCTATTGGCGCAAGTGATGCTGTTGAAGTAATAGGTATTATGCGTTTTGCTGATCTTGGGACACAGGGAATGTTTGCAGGTATTATCATCGGCTTGCTTTCAACTGAGTTATTTATTAAACTTTCTTCTTTTAAGAAATTTGAGATAAATTTAGGTGATGATGTTCCTCCTGCGGTGGGGCAATCGTTTAATGTATTAATTCCAGTAATGTTGGTTGTTTCAATCTTCGCAGCCTTCTCACTTTTTTTACTGGTTGCCTTTGAAACAAATCTCTTAGCACTAGTTGCAAAGTTTGTTCAAGAGCCATTAAGAGCAGTAAACACTTCAATTTGGGGTGCAGTGCTGATTTATAGTGTAGGGAACTTTTTATTCACCCTTGGTATTCACCAAACAATTATTAACGGTGTCCTTCTAATGCCAATAGCCTTAGTAAACATGAATGAAAATATGCTTGCTTTTCAAAATGGAATAGAAATCCCAAATATTATTACAAGCGTCTTTATTCCAACATTTGGTATGATTGGCGGAACAGGAAGTACTATTTCACTTATTATTGCTACAATTATATTTAGCAAACAACGTTCATCTAAAAGTGTAGCAAAACTTGGAACAGCTCCCGGAATTTTTAACATAAACGAACCAATTATTTTCGGATATCCAATTGTTTTTAATTTACCCATGATGATTCCGTTCGTTTTATTGCCATCACTAGGTATTATCTTTGCCTATTTTGCAACTGCACTTGGATTTATGAATCATACAGTTGTATTGATTCCATGGACAACTCCCCCATTACTTAGCGGATTCCTTGCAACTGGCGGTGACTGGCGTGCTGTTGTAGTACAATTGATTATTATTGTCGGTGGTGTCTTCTTGTATTTACCATTTATGAAAATTAGTGAACGTACAGCACAAAAAATGATGACCATGGATAATGGGACAAATGAATCAATGGCTGTTACTCAAATATAA
- a CDS encoding PTS lactose/cellobiose transporter subunit IIA yields MEGMELISFQIVSAAGAAKSYYMEAITAAKSRDFEKADKIMAEGLQIFQDAHKAHASLIQKEASGEKIEFNLLFMHAEDQLMTTDLLKLMAHEIIDLYRAQGGNTVEN; encoded by the coding sequence ATGGAAGGAATGGAACTGATTAGTTTTCAAATTGTTTCTGCTGCAGGAGCTGCCAAAAGTTATTACATGGAAGCAATCACTGCTGCTAAAAGTCGAGACTTTGAAAAGGCAGATAAAATCATGGCAGAAGGGTTACAAATCTTTCAAGATGCTCACAAAGCACATGCATCATTGATTCAAAAAGAAGCGTCTGGAGAAAAGATTGAATTCAACCTATTATTCATGCATGCTGAAGATCAACTTATGACAACAGATTTACTTAAATTAATGGCGCACGAAATTATTGATTTGTACCGAGCACAAGGAGGGAATACTGTTGAAAATTAA